One genomic region from Cetobacterium sp. 8H encodes:
- a CDS encoding Nif3-like dinuclear metal center hexameric protein → MKLSKIISYLEEKFPLNLSEEWDNVGLLVGRRDSKIEKILLSLDVTDKVIDEAIKVGANLIITHHPIIFKPLKAVTGDTTLGKKVLKLIENRIAVYSMHTNLDSAKSGLNDFLGETILNFGKGKILEKSELNGREFGIGRVYKLDMPINIKKLSQNMKETLGLDCINVVTSDENLSIKKIALVSGAGSTYWRKAKKLGADILLTGDIKYHEAMDAKEENFSLMDIGHFESECIFVKHLKTIIEKEFELEILHFNDGPVFQKM, encoded by the coding sequence ATGAAACTAAGTAAAATAATTAGTTATTTAGAAGAAAAATTTCCACTTAATTTATCAGAAGAATGGGATAATGTAGGTCTTTTAGTAGGAAGAAGAGATTCTAAAATAGAGAAAATATTACTTTCATTAGATGTGACAGATAAAGTTATAGATGAAGCTATAAAGGTGGGTGCAAACCTAATAATAACTCATCATCCTATAATTTTTAAACCTTTGAAAGCAGTAACTGGGGATACGACTTTAGGAAAAAAAGTTTTAAAGTTGATTGAAAATAGGATTGCAGTATATTCAATGCATACTAATTTGGACTCAGCAAAATCTGGTTTGAATGATTTTTTAGGAGAAACTATTTTGAACTTTGGAAAGGGTAAGATTTTAGAAAAATCTGAACTTAATGGGAGAGAGTTTGGAATAGGAAGAGTTTATAAACTAGATATGCCTATAAATATAAAAAAATTATCACAAAATATGAAAGAAACACTAGGTTTAGATTGTATAAATGTGGTAACATCGGACGAAAACTTGAGTATAAAAAAGATAGCGTTAGTAAGTGGAGCAGGTTCAACTTATTGGAGAAAAGCTAAAAAACTTGGTGCAGACATATTGTTAACAGGAGATATAAAATATCACGAGGCTATGGATGCTAAAGAGGAGAATTTTAGCTTGATGGATATAGGACATTTTGAAAGTGAGTGTATTTTTGTAAAACATTTAAAAACTATAATTGAAAAAGAATTTGAATTGGAAATATTACACTTCAATGATGGACCTGTATTTCAAAAAATGTAA
- a CDS encoding sigma-70 family RNA polymerase sigma factor, with protein MKLTDFEQQVLLKYKNDEDFIKFLKENPGLSLELPTVDLRKEEKVEENNYVVESVTTEYLEEISHIQQLSKEQIDELLESLDEEESVHTLVEGNLREVASIAFDYLVSGIDYLDLIQEGNIGVIKALDSYRPSNGDILSYIKLWIRKEMLFFVDEKVQTEKYMYKGYFLKRQEELIEHEIVAELEGEDSEDPMEELSQEEKSEIIGEKIASLEDINISSLPKKMSHTEEDILKRFFGLIGEKRESLFEIENSLDLKRGEGEKLFETAITKLSLGGGRSLKI; from the coding sequence ATGAAATTAACAGATTTTGAACAACAAGTTTTATTAAAATATAAGAATGATGAGGATTTTATTAAATTTTTAAAAGAAAACCCTGGATTAAGTTTAGAGCTTCCAACAGTAGATTTGAGAAAAGAAGAAAAAGTAGAAGAAAATAATTATGTAGTAGAAAGTGTAACTACTGAATATTTAGAAGAAATTTCACATATTCAGCAACTTTCAAAAGAGCAGATAGATGAACTTTTAGAATCTTTAGATGAAGAGGAGAGTGTGCATACTTTAGTTGAGGGAAATTTAAGAGAGGTAGCAAGTATTGCTTTTGATTACCTTGTTTCAGGAATTGACTATTTAGATCTTATCCAAGAAGGAAATATTGGTGTTATAAAGGCTTTAGATAGCTATAGACCATCAAACGGAGATATTTTAAGCTATATAAAGCTATGGATTAGAAAAGAGATGTTATTTTTTGTTGATGAAAAAGTTCAAACAGAAAAATATATGTATAAAGGATATTTCTTAAAAAGACAAGAAGAGCTTATAGAACACGAGATTGTAGCTGAACTTGAAGGTGAAGATTCAGAAGATCCAATGGAGGAGTTATCTCAAGAGGAAAAATCTGAAATAATAGGAGAGAAAATAGCATCTTTAGAGGATATAAATATAAGTTCTTTACCGAAAAAAATGTCTCATACTGAAGAGGATATTCTAAAAAGATTCTTTGGATTAATAGGAGAAAAAAGAGAATCTTTATTTGAGATAGAAAATAGTTTAGATTTAAAAAGAGGAGAAGGTGAAAAACTTTTTGAAACAGCTATAACTAAACTATCATTAGGAGGAGGAAGAAGTCTTAAAATATGA
- the rpoD gene encoding RNA polymerase sigma factor RpoD codes for MKEFIKNDKVLALLRKAMENKMISYEEINSELSSDFPPERIEFLINGMTEQGIKIVSKSDVTKKEDTPKKDIKKIITPVKKVVLDSDEDEEEDEKEKSSEYSEDFDFNPEDIEEVSEDDLVNDDLFSITGDMEVDEPIKMYLREIGQIPLLTHEQELEYAKAALEGDEYSQQQLIEANLRLVVSIAKKHTNRGLKLLDLIQEGNIGLMKAVEKFEYSKGYKFSTYATWWIRQAITRAIADQGRTIRIPVHMIETINKIKKEARIYLQETGKDATPEVLGKRLGMEVEKIKSIQEMNQDPISLETPVGSEEDSELGDFVEDNKMQNPYELTNRTLLREQLNDVLKTLSSREEQVLIFRYGLNDGAPKTLEEVGKIFKVTRERIRQIEVKALRKLRHPSRRKKLEDFKV; via the coding sequence ATGAAGGAGTTTATAAAAAATGATAAGGTATTAGCTTTATTGAGAAAAGCGATGGAAAACAAGATGATCAGCTATGAAGAGATAAATAGTGAGTTAAGCTCTGATTTTCCCCCAGAAAGAATAGAATTTCTGATAAATGGAATGACTGAACAAGGGATAAAAATAGTTTCTAAAAGTGATGTTACAAAAAAGGAAGATACCCCTAAAAAAGATATTAAAAAAATAATAACCCCAGTAAAAAAAGTAGTTCTTGATTCTGATGAAGATGAAGAAGAAGATGAAAAAGAAAAATCAAGTGAATATAGCGAAGATTTTGATTTTAATCCTGAAGATATTGAAGAAGTAAGTGAAGATGATTTAGTAAATGATGATCTTTTTAGCATAACTGGAGATATGGAAGTTGACGAACCAATAAAGATGTATTTAAGAGAGATTGGACAAATTCCACTTTTAACTCATGAGCAGGAGTTAGAGTATGCAAAAGCAGCTCTAGAAGGGGATGAGTACTCTCAACAACAACTTATTGAGGCAAACTTAAGACTAGTTGTAAGTATAGCTAAAAAGCACACTAATAGAGGACTTAAATTGTTAGATCTTATTCAAGAGGGAAATATTGGACTAATGAAAGCTGTTGAAAAGTTTGAATATAGCAAAGGGTATAAGTTTTCAACATATGCTACTTGGTGGATAAGACAAGCCATAACAAGAGCTATAGCAGATCAAGGAAGAACTATACGTATTCCAGTTCATATGATAGAAACTATAAATAAGATAAAAAAGGAAGCTAGAATTTACCTTCAAGAGACAGGAAAAGATGCGACTCCAGAAGTTTTAGGAAAAAGACTTGGAATGGAAGTTGAAAAAATAAAGAGTATCCAAGAAATGAACCAAGATCCAATATCTTTAGAGACGCCAGTAGGAAGTGAAGAGGATAGTGAATTAGGAGATTTCGTTGAAGATAATAAGATGCAAAATCCTTATGAGTTAACTAATAGAACTCTTTTAAGAGAGCAGTTAAACGATGTTTTGAAGACTTTAAGTAGTAGGGAAGAACAGGTTTTAATCTTTAGATATGGATTAAATGATGGAGCACCTAAAACATTAGAAGAAGTTGGAAAAATCTTTAAAGTAACAAGAGAAAGAATCAGACAGATTGAAGTTAAAGCTCTTAGAAAATTAAGACATCCAAGCAGAAGAAAAAAATTAGAAGATTTTAAAGTATAA